A portion of the Polaribacter cellanae genome contains these proteins:
- a CDS encoding PIG-L family deacetylase — MKKFLFFVSVFLLISTNIFAQKPAKLNSNQIYEKVQKLNFLGTALYIAAHPDDENTRLIAYLANNVKARTGYLSLTRGDGGQNLIGPEIRELLGVIRTQELLAARRVDGGEQLFTRANDFGYSKHPDETLKIWNKNEVLSDVVWAIRTFKPDVIINRFDHRTPGTTHGHHTSSAILSVEAFDKVGDKTQFPEQLKYTETWQPKRLFFNTSSWFYRDKEKFKEIAKDFTKFNIGVYYPLKGLSNNELASIASSQHLCQGFGRLTTRGTQTEYVEFLKGDKPKDKNDIFSGINTTWNRVESGGEIGDILYEVEEKFDFVNPSKHLPMLLEAYQKIQKLKDNHWKKIKEKQILEVIEACAGLYLEASAVSSSGTPNSSIEINFEALNRSDFPIELTSIISTIDGKKIAKNIDLESNKKSNFKETIQLKTNTYSDPYWLRENAFLGMYKVKNQLLIGKPETPRPAKITFNLMMENVPVSITKDVVRRYAERDKGEIYEPFEILPKVTTKLKDKVIIFSEDVPQKVVVEVRAGENNVAGKVHLKLPTNWKVSPKEINFKIQQKNDKQTIEFLVNPPKKQSEGKLEVIATSKGKNFTKELVEIKYNHIPKQSVLLNSEAKIVRLNIKKVGNNIGYIKGAGDTVPENLRQIGYTVEEINPLEINAENLQKYDAIVLGIRAYNVVKELKFKQKYLLEFVKNGGNMIVQYNTNRGVDVAPPFPLKLSRDRVTDEFAEVRILDKNNPLLNFPNKITEEDFKGWVQERGLYFPNSWDANFTPILSMNDKGETSKNGSLLIAKYGKGNYIYTGLSFFRELPAGVSGAYKLFANMLSVGKK; from the coding sequence ATGAAGAAATTCTTATTTTTTGTATCAGTATTTTTACTGATTTCTACTAATATATTTGCACAAAAACCAGCCAAATTAAACTCGAATCAAATTTATGAGAAAGTTCAAAAACTAAACTTTTTAGGAACTGCTTTATACATTGCTGCGCATCCAGATGATGAAAATACACGTTTAATTGCTTATTTAGCCAACAACGTAAAAGCAAGAACTGGTTATTTATCTTTAACAAGAGGAGATGGAGGCCAGAATTTAATTGGCCCAGAAATTAGAGAATTGTTAGGTGTAATTCGAACGCAAGAATTATTGGCAGCAAGAAGAGTAGATGGAGGAGAACAATTATTTACGAGAGCCAACGATTTTGGCTATTCTAAACACCCAGATGAAACCTTAAAAATTTGGAATAAAAATGAGGTTTTAAGCGATGTTGTTTGGGCAATTCGAACCTTTAAACCAGATGTAATTATCAATAGATTTGATCATAGAACTCCAGGAACCACACATGGGCATCACACAAGTTCTGCCATTTTAAGTGTAGAGGCTTTTGATAAAGTTGGCGATAAAACACAATTTCCAGAACAATTAAAATATACAGAAACCTGGCAACCAAAAAGACTTTTTTTTAATACATCTTCTTGGTTTTATAGAGATAAAGAGAAGTTTAAAGAAATTGCAAAAGATTTTACAAAATTTAACATCGGTGTTTATTATCCGCTAAAAGGCTTGTCTAACAACGAATTAGCGTCCATAGCAAGTAGCCAGCACTTGTGCCAAGGTTTTGGAAGATTAACAACAAGAGGAACTCAAACTGAATATGTAGAATTTCTAAAAGGCGACAAACCAAAAGATAAAAACGATATTTTTTCAGGAATTAATACCACTTGGAATCGTGTAGAAAGTGGAGGAGAAATTGGCGATATTTTATACGAAGTTGAAGAAAAATTCGATTTTGTAAATCCGTCTAAACATTTACCAATGTTGCTGGAAGCCTATCAGAAGATACAGAAATTAAAAGATAATCATTGGAAAAAAATTAAAGAAAAACAAATTTTAGAAGTTATAGAAGCTTGTGCAGGTTTGTATTTAGAAGCTTCTGCAGTAAGCTCGTCAGGAACGCCAAATTCTTCAATAGAAATTAATTTTGAAGCCTTAAATAGAAGCGATTTTCCAATTGAATTAACATCCATTATTTCTACAATTGATGGAAAAAAGATCGCTAAAAATATTGATTTAGAAAGTAATAAAAAATCAAATTTTAAAGAAACCATTCAATTAAAAACAAATACTTATTCAGACCCATATTGGTTGCGTGAAAATGCTTTTTTGGGAATGTACAAAGTAAAGAATCAGTTATTAATTGGAAAACCAGAAACACCAAGGCCAGCGAAAATTACATTCAATTTAATGATGGAAAATGTGCCTGTTTCCATCACAAAAGACGTGGTAAGAAGGTATGCAGAAAGAGATAAAGGAGAGATTTACGAACCTTTTGAAATTTTGCCCAAAGTAACCACAAAACTAAAAGATAAAGTAATTATTTTTTCTGAGGATGTTCCTCAAAAAGTGGTCGTAGAAGTTAGGGCAGGAGAGAATAATGTTGCAGGAAAAGTACATTTAAAACTACCTACAAATTGGAAAGTTTCACCAAAAGAAATCAATTTTAAAATTCAGCAAAAAAACGACAAACAAACCATTGAGTTTTTAGTAAATCCACCTAAAAAACAATCAGAAGGAAAGTTAGAAGTTATTGCAACCTCCAAAGGTAAAAACTTTACTAAAGAATTGGTGGAAATTAAATACAATCACATTCCAAAACAATCGGTTTTATTAAATTCTGAAGCAAAAATTGTTCGTTTAAATATTAAAAAAGTTGGAAATAATATTGGTTATATCAAAGGAGCAGGAGATACTGTTCCAGAAAATTTACGTCAGATTGGTTATACAGTAGAAGAAATTAATCCGTTAGAAATAAATGCTGAAAATTTACAGAAATACGACGCCATTGTTTTGGGAATTAGAGCCTATAATGTGGTAAAAGAATTAAAATTCAAACAAAAATATTTGTTGGAATTTGTAAAAAATGGCGGAAATATGATTGTGCAATACAACACCAATAGAGGTGTAGATGTGGCACCACCATTTCCTTTAAAATTATCGAGAGATAGAGTTACAGACGAATTTGCAGAAGTAAGAATATTAGATAAAAACAACCCCTTACTAAACTTTCCGAATAAAATAACAGAAGAAGATTTTAAAGGTTGGGTACAAGAAAGAGGTTTGTATTTCCCCAATTCTTGGGATGCGAATTTCACCCCAATTTTATCGATGAATGATAAAGGAGAAACATCTAAAAACGGAAGTTTATTAATTGCAAAATACGGAAAAGGAAATTATATATACACAGGTTTAAGTTTCTTTAGAGAATTGCCAGCAGGAGTTTCTGGTGCGTATAAATTGTTTGCGAATATGTTGTCTGTAGGGAAAAAATAG
- the dnaN gene encoding DNA polymerase III subunit beta, translating to MKFIVSSSQLLKQLQVLGGVINSNNTLPILDNFLFELSENQLKVSASDLETTMSSVVDVESNSEGSIAVSARLLLDTLKTFPDQPLTFKTEGDNTIEISSDQGKYDMAYFGGDEFPKAVSLPSPSQTVVPAHILGTAISKTIFAAGNDDLRPVMSGVFFQFSSQSLTFVATDAHKLVKYSRTDVTADQTAEFIMPKKPLNLLKGILGGSDSDVTIEYNDANAKFTFDNVVLVCRLIDGKYPNYEAVIPKENPNKLTVDRGSFLNSVRRVSIFSSKTTHQIRLKMAGTELNISAEDLDFANKANERLSCDYQGDDMQIGFNSRFLSEMLNNLSSNEVLIEMSLPNRAGILTPIDGTDEGEKITMLVMPVMLNN from the coding sequence ATGAAATTTATTGTATCGAGTTCGCAATTATTAAAACAATTACAGGTTTTAGGTGGCGTTATAAATAGTAATAATACATTACCAATTTTAGACAATTTTTTGTTTGAATTGTCTGAAAACCAACTAAAAGTTTCTGCATCAGATTTAGAAACGACAATGAGTTCTGTGGTAGATGTAGAAAGTAATAGCGAAGGTTCTATTGCTGTTTCTGCGCGTTTATTGTTAGATACTTTAAAGACGTTTCCAGACCAACCTTTAACATTTAAAACGGAAGGAGACAACACCATTGAAATTAGCTCTGACCAAGGAAAATACGACATGGCTTATTTTGGTGGAGATGAATTTCCGAAAGCGGTTTCTTTACCATCTCCAAGCCAAACTGTTGTTCCTGCACATATTTTAGGAACTGCCATTTCGAAAACGATTTTCGCAGCTGGTAATGATGATTTGCGCCCAGTTATGAGTGGCGTTTTCTTTCAGTTTAGTTCTCAAAGTTTAACGTTTGTGGCTACTGATGCTCATAAATTGGTTAAATATTCCAGAACAGATGTTACTGCAGACCAAACTGCAGAATTTATTATGCCCAAGAAACCTTTAAATTTATTAAAAGGAATTTTAGGGGGCTCTGATAGCGATGTAACGATTGAATATAATGACGCAAATGCAAAATTCACGTTTGATAATGTGGTGTTGGTTTGTCGTTTAATTGATGGAAAATATCCAAATTACGAAGCTGTTATTCCAAAGGAAAACCCGAATAAATTAACAGTAGATAGAGGTTCTTTCTTAAATTCTGTAAGACGTGTTTCTATTTTCTCAAGTAAAACTACACACCAAATTCGTTTGAAAATGGCGGGTACAGAACTAAATATTTCTGCGGAAGATTTAGACTTTGCCAATAAAGCAAACGAGCGTTTAAGTTGCGATTATCAAGGTGATGATATGCAAATTGGATTCAACTCTCGTTTTTTAAGTGAAATGTTAAACAATTTAAGTTCTAACGAAGTTTTAATTGAAATGTCGTTACCAAACAGAGCAGGAATTTTAACGCCAATTGATGGAACTGATGAAGGTGAAAAAATTACTATGTTGGTAATGCCAGTGATGTTGAATAACTAG
- a CDS encoding ACP phosphodiesterase: MNFLAHLYLSQNNTNIMIGNFIADHIRGNNYKNFSKEIQQGIFLHRAIDTFTDAHEIVRKSKRRLHKRYRHYDGVIIDIFYDYFLAKNWADYSAIPLNVYTDSINKLFSKKSPELPLKSQSFIKYMIEYNILYNYQFKEGIQKVLNGVNARTKGKSQMNLAIEDLRKLEQELQEDFTLFFKDLIEFSNQKLFELKY; encoded by the coding sequence ATGAACTTCCTCGCCCATTTATACCTTTCACAAAACAATACCAATATTATGATTGGCAATTTTATTGCAGATCATATTAGAGGAAATAATTACAAGAATTTTTCAAAAGAAATTCAGCAAGGAATTTTCTTACACAGAGCAATAGATACATTTACAGATGCACACGAAATTGTAAGAAAAAGCAAACGCAGATTACACAAACGCTACAGACATTATGATGGTGTAATTATCGACATTTTTTACGATTACTTTTTAGCAAAAAATTGGGCAGATTATTCAGCAATTCCTTTGAATGTGTATACAGATTCAATTAATAAATTGTTTTCTAAAAAATCTCCTGAATTACCTTTAAAATCTCAAAGCTTTATCAAATATATGATTGAATATAATATTCTATACAATTATCAGTTTAAAGAGGGAATTCAAAAAGTTTTAAATGGCGTAAATGCAAGAACTAAAGGGAAATCTCAAATGAATTTAGCCATTGAAGATTTACGAAAATTAGAACAAGAATTACAAGAAGATTTTACACTCTTTTTTAAAGATTTAATAGAATTTTCTAATCAGAAATTATTTGAATTAAAATATTAA